A genomic region of Paroedura picta isolate Pp20150507F chromosome 4, Ppicta_v3.0, whole genome shotgun sequence contains the following coding sequences:
- the LOC143836055 gene encoding polymeric immunoglobulin receptor-like gives MTLLLFIFLLAFVQVGSADVLASSSMLGPRQVTGLLHGSVTVKCFYPATRVNRHDRKYWCKQSTRQCSTIVSSNGYISRDYEGRATITDFPDYGLFTVEISGLRRNDIGSYKCGIGINDKLFFKVKLDVSQDSVVPEEAQLFYIKQQGAVTITCDFGSQYGTARKYLCRMTETQCITVIDTLGNVNSSYKGRVLLNYNEAPGSFNIFMTQLKRRDSGLYLCGAGRYGTSGETKELNIHVYEEPLLSNGNIEQPLVKGVLDGSVSVECYYDPKGNITLKYLCKWRQNGCTQLINSYGDVLDSYEGRIVMHDNPENGSFTVILNQLQENDAGYYWCMTDGEQEKKSSTELKIIAGQPNLRGVNEFNVVAGSPLTMTCSYPCKYYSYSKYWCKWKNTACDPLISHEQNQTGLVVTCDQDSRILSLNFDQVTPTDQGWYWCGVKHEGHYGETMAVYLRIQGAFQRSEDAPNAESNNDVALSKTERKSKIAAGVESPVESSAEDNNSKVLLSVLIPLAVMFLLLAAIFAFVKFRFFKNSDRVSVASYRTNISMTDFENASQYGAKNNACMEESHETQLGEMNEYAITSGSPKQEPKTTKRGSKEEAEMAYSTFLLNSESISATNS, from the exons TTTTAGCCTCAAGCTCCATGCTTGGACCAAGACAGGTGACTGGATTGCTGCATGGTTCTGTCACTGTGAAATGCTTCTATCCTGCCACTAGAGTAAACAGACATGACAGGAAGTATTGGTGCAAACAATCAACACGGCAGTGTTCAACAATCGTTTCTTCCAATGGCTATATTTCAAGAGATTATGAAGGCAGAGCCACAATAACAGACTTTCCAGATTATGGTTTGTTCACTGTTGAGATTTCAGGGCTGAGGAGAAATGACATAGGATCATATAAATGTGGCATTGGTATCAATGATAAACTGTTCTTTAAAGTCAAGCTGGATGTTTCTCAAG ATTCAGTAGTGCCTGAAGAAGCTCAACTCTTCTACATTAAGCAGCAAGGAGCAGTGACTATAACGTGTGATTTTGGCAGTCAGTATGGCACCGCAAGGAAATACCTATGTCGGATGACAGAGACCCAATGCATCACAGTCATTGACACCTTGGGAAATGTCAACTCATCATACAAAGGAAGAGTTCTGTTGAACTATAATGAAGCTCCTGGATCGTTCAATATTTTTATGACCCAACTAAAGAGGCGAGATTCAGGACTGTACCTGTGTGGAGCTGGGAGGTatgggacatctggagaaacCAAGGAATTGAATATACATGTCTATGAAG AGCCTTTGCTGTCCAACGGAAACATTGAACAACCACTAGTAAAGGGAGTCCTTGATGGTTCTGTGTCTGTTGAATGTTACTATGACCCAAAAGGAAACATCACATTGAAATACTTATGCAAGTGGAGACAAAATGGATGCACTCAGTTAATAAACAGCTATGGGGATGTGTTGGATTCTTATGAGGGAAGGATAGTGATGCACGATAAcccagaaaatggcagctttactgTTATATTAAACCAACTGCAGGAGAATGATGCAGGATACTACTGGTGTATGACAGATGGGGAACAGGAAAAGAAGTCATCAACAGAACTAAAGATTATAGCAG GTCAACCCAATTTAAGAGGAGTGAACGAATTCAATGTTGTCGCTGGCTCTCCTTTGACTATGACATGTTCTTATCCATGCAAATATTATAGCTACAGTAAATACTGGTGCAAGTGGAAGAATACTGCATGTGATCCTCTAATCTCACATGAACAAAACCAGACTGGCTTGGTAGTTACCTGTGATCAAGACAGTAGAATTTTGTCTTTGAATTTTGATCAAGTGACACCAACAGATCAAGGGTGGTACTGGTGTGGAGTAAAACATGAAGGTCATTATGGGGAAACCATGGCAGTATATCTGAGAATACAAGGAG CATTTCAACGGTCTGAAGATGCTCCCAATGCAGAATCCAACAATGATGTTGCTCTTTCCAAGACAGAAAGAAAATCCAAGATAGCAGCTGGAGTTGAAAGTCCAGTAGAGAG ctctgcagaagATAATAATTCCAAGGTTCTTCTTTCAGTTTTGATCCCTCTTGCAGTTATGTTTCTGCTTCTTGCTGCTATATTTGCTTTTGTTAAATTCAGGTTTTTCAAGAATTCAG ATCGGGTCTCAGTTGCCAGCTATAGGACAAACATCAGCATGACGGACTTTGAGAATGCAAGCCAGTATGGAGCAAAGAACAATGCATGTATGGAAGAATCTCATGAGACCCAACTAGGAGAGATGAAtg